From Pelosinus fermentans DSM 17108, the proteins below share one genomic window:
- the srlE gene encoding PTS glucitol/sorbitol transporter subunit IIB, giving the protein MYKSITISKGNGGWGGPLTIMPTDTCNKIVSVTGGGIHPVAAKIAEMTGCEAIDGFVTSVPDHEMLVAVVDCGGTARCGVYPKKKVFTVNLTPVGKVGPLAQFITENLYVSAVTEKTLAYAAEGAVLTSKEGTAVEQKTANAEPKTKAQARAELAAMNAGKKKNIITRLGIGVGGVVNKFYQAGRDTIDMVIKSILPFMAFVSMIIGIIKVSGIGTLIATTISPLASTLPGMLVISVVCSLPFISPVIGPGAVIAQVVGTLLGVEIGLGHIPVQYALPALFAINAQVGGDFVPVGLSLGEAEPETIELGVPAVLYSRIITGPLSVIIAYLFSFGMY; this is encoded by the coding sequence ATGTATAAATCCATTACCATTTCAAAAGGAAACGGCGGCTGGGGTGGTCCTTTAACGATCATGCCAACCGATACCTGCAATAAAATTGTGAGCGTTACTGGTGGCGGTATTCATCCAGTGGCAGCTAAAATAGCGGAAATGACAGGTTGTGAAGCGATTGACGGATTTGTGACATCGGTCCCGGATCATGAAATGTTGGTTGCCGTTGTGGATTGCGGGGGGACAGCGCGTTGTGGCGTTTACCCAAAAAAGAAAGTCTTTACGGTAAATTTAACGCCCGTTGGGAAAGTAGGACCACTGGCTCAGTTTATTACCGAAAATTTATATGTATCAGCAGTCACCGAAAAAACACTGGCATATGCTGCTGAAGGCGCTGTCTTAACAAGCAAAGAAGGAACTGCTGTTGAGCAAAAAACAGCTAATGCTGAGCCAAAAACAAAAGCCCAGGCAAGAGCCGAACTGGCAGCAATGAATGCTGGGAAAAAGAAGAATATTATTACCCGTCTTGGGATTGGTGTTGGCGGAGTCGTAAATAAATTCTATCAGGCAGGCCGAGATACCATTGATATGGTCATAAAGAGTATTTTACCATTTATGGCATTTGTAAGTATGATCATTGGGATTATTAAAGTATCTGGTATTGGAACCCTGATTGCGACTACTATTTCGCCATTGGCAAGTACACTGCCAGGGATGCTGGTCATTTCCGTTGTGTGCTCCCTGCCTTTTATATCACCAGTTATTGGTCCAGGTGCAGTTATTGCACAAGTTGTGGGAACCTTGCTGGGGGTTGAAATTGGTTTAGGCCATATTCCGGTGCAATATGCATTACCTGCTTTATTCGCAATTAATGCACAGGTAGGTGGAGACTTTGTTCCCGTAGGATTAAGCCTCGGGGAAGCTGAGCCTGAAACCATTGAACTTGGTGTTCCTGCAGTGTTATATTCACGCATCATCACCGGACCTTTATCAGTTATTATTGCGTATTTATTCAGCTTTGGTATGTATTAA